Proteins encoded within one genomic window of Flavobacterium gilvum:
- a CDS encoding DUF5777 family beta-barrel protein gives MNVKLLLSLAFGISVIAQASAQDDLLKQLDTVKPKEKQVEIAGFKGLQICNMQSTKVASKGEWYILISHRFGDLTQGLDNFFGLDDAYTKLGAIYGATNWLSIGVSRQTNNKIYELTAKYKIKSQETDGFPVSIVGYNTMDINTNLSTDIYPDLEFYNRLGYSTQLLISRKFSTKFSAEIAPIYIHKNLYDASTENENQFAVGMGGRYKLTKRLSVNLEYAPRINAPENTVYHDLLSLGLDIETGGHIFQLVFSNCQTMNDVYVFSNATGKWNGGSIFFGFNLYRVF, from the coding sequence ATGAACGTAAAATTATTGCTATCCTTGGCATTTGGTATTTCAGTCATCGCGCAGGCTTCGGCACAAGATGATTTGTTAAAACAATTGGATACCGTAAAACCTAAAGAAAAACAAGTGGAAATCGCTGGTTTCAAAGGGTTGCAGATTTGTAATATGCAATCGACCAAAGTGGCTTCCAAAGGCGAATGGTATATATTGATTTCGCACCGATTTGGTGATTTGACCCAAGGACTGGATAATTTCTTTGGTCTGGATGATGCCTACACAAAACTGGGGGCAATTTATGGCGCCACAAACTGGTTGTCAATTGGTGTATCAAGACAAACCAATAACAAGATTTATGAATTAACCGCAAAATATAAAATAAAAAGCCAAGAAACAGATGGATTTCCCGTCTCGATTGTGGGCTACAACACTATGGATATCAATACAAACCTGAGTACAGACATCTATCCGGATCTAGAATTCTATAACCGTTTGGGATATTCTACTCAATTATTGATTTCAAGAAAATTTTCCACAAAGTTTTCGGCTGAAATAGCACCAATTTATATTCATAAAAATCTTTACGATGCATCGACAGAGAATGAAAACCAATTTGCTGTGGGTATGGGAGGAAGATACAAATTGACAAAAAGATTAAGTGTGAATTTAGAATATGCTCCCCGAATAAACGCCCCAGAAAACACAGTTTATCATGATTTACTCTCATTGGGGTTGGATATTGAGACAGGCGGACATATTTTTCAGTTAGTGTTTTCCAATTGCCAAACGATGAATGATGTTTATGTTTTTTCCAATGCAACCGGAAAATGGAATGGCGGAAGCATCTTTTTTGGATTTAATTTATACAGAGTTTTTTAA
- a CDS encoding YceI family protein, with protein MITRTGEIKFEASVPAFEPVAAINNSASAILDESNGEFAALALIKAFKFKVPLMEEHFNENYIESSQYPKATFKGRIINFDASKLNSSANYDLEGDLSIHGVTKRIKTKITLAPKDGKLHLTNNFTVKAQDFDIKIPSIVKNKVSEDVTISIDFILDKN; from the coding sequence ATGATTACGCGTACAGGCGAAATAAAATTTGAAGCATCTGTCCCTGCGTTTGAACCTGTTGCGGCGATAAACAATTCGGCTTCGGCAATTCTGGATGAATCAAACGGAGAATTTGCCGCATTGGCTTTGATAAAAGCTTTTAAGTTCAAAGTTCCTTTGATGGAAGAGCATTTTAATGAAAATTATATTGAATCTTCCCAATATCCAAAAGCAACTTTCAAAGGACGAATCATAAATTTTGATGCTTCAAAATTAAATAGTTCAGCGAATTATGATTTAGAAGGTGATTTAAGCATACATGGTGTAACCAAAAGGATTAAAACTAAAATCACTTTGGCTCCAAAAGACGGAAAATTACATCTTACCAATAATTTTACCGTCAAAGCACAGGATTTTGATATAAAAATACCCAGCATTGTGAAGAATAAAGTATCTGAAGACGTTACTATTTCAATAGATTTTATTCTTGATAAAAATTAA
- a CDS encoding CHRD domain-containing protein yields MKSLFNFSVILLLLFIGVSCSNSDDNSSTPPAPVIVTFNATLSGASEVPANASTATGAATLSYNKTTKIFTLNLTYSGITPTMGHIHTGAVGANGPVTFPFDNLTSPYTYTSIALTAQQEADLLANNDYVNLHTAAFGGGEIRGQLITTNPGGTGGGGGGGSGY; encoded by the coding sequence ATGAAATCTTTATTCAATTTTTCAGTAATCCTGTTATTACTGTTTATTGGAGTTTCCTGCTCCAATAGTGATGACAATTCTTCTACTCCTCCTGCTCCTGTAATTGTTACCTTCAATGCTACTTTGAGTGGAGCCAGTGAAGTACCTGCAAATGCTTCAACGGCTACAGGAGCCGCGACATTGAGCTATAACAAAACTACAAAAATTTTCACGCTCAATCTAACCTATTCGGGGATAACACCAACCATGGGACATATTCATACCGGAGCGGTAGGTGCAAATGGTCCAGTAACATTTCCTTTTGACAATTTAACGTCTCCTTACACCTACACCAGTATTGCCTTGACTGCGCAACAGGAAGCTGACCTTTTGGCCAATAACGATTATGTAAATTTACATACTGCTGCTTTTGGAGGAGGAGAAATCAGAGGTCAATTAATCACCACTAATCCAGGCGGAACCGGTGGCGGTGGCGGTGGCGGAAGTGGTTACTAA
- a CDS encoding carbohydrate kinase family protein yields the protein MMNTENTAQVVCFGELLWDIFPENKRRAGGAPFNVAYHLSKMGIQTRMISGVGNDELGQELIQKIKNWNISAESIQIIKDHPTSTVIAEIDENNEAHYTITENVAWDFIKAKKENIQLVQTANALVFGSLIARNSVSQNTLFELVENSTFNVFDINLRKPHDDIKLISELLYKTDLAKFNKAELKIVLDSIGKEYTNESDGIKFIQEKFKINEIIVSKGSKGALYANEDTIYQYPAVPVTVVDTVGSGDSFLAGLLSKRLSTTNDIHSIMLQAVSLGAFITSKEGACPEYSLKEFEEFRDKQNITATFIEK from the coding sequence ATGATGAATACCGAAAATACAGCCCAGGTAGTTTGCTTTGGAGAATTATTATGGGACATTTTCCCTGAAAATAAGCGCAGAGCAGGAGGAGCTCCTTTTAATGTGGCTTATCATTTATCTAAAATGGGAATCCAAACCAGAATGATTAGTGGTGTGGGGAATGATGAACTGGGTCAGGAACTTATTCAGAAAATCAAAAACTGGAATATTTCTGCAGAAAGCATTCAAATAATCAAAGATCATCCTACAAGTACGGTAATTGCCGAAATTGATGAAAACAATGAAGCACATTATACAATAACAGAAAACGTAGCATGGGATTTTATTAAAGCAAAAAAAGAAAATATCCAATTAGTTCAAACGGCAAACGCTTTGGTATTTGGTTCTTTGATTGCCCGAAATAGTGTTTCGCAAAATACCCTATTTGAATTGGTAGAAAACAGCACCTTTAATGTTTTTGATATTAATCTGAGAAAGCCACATGATGACATAAAGCTCATCAGCGAACTTTTGTATAAAACCGATCTCGCTAAATTTAATAAAGCCGAATTAAAAATTGTTCTCGACTCAATAGGAAAAGAATACACTAATGAAAGCGATGGAATTAAATTTATTCAGGAGAAATTTAAAATTAACGAAATAATAGTTTCAAAAGGGAGTAAAGGAGCTTTATATGCCAACGAGGATACCATTTATCAATATCCTGCAGTACCGGTAACGGTTGTTGACACTGTAGGAAGTGGGGATTCTTTCCTGGCAGGACTTTTATCTAAGCGATTATCTACAACTAATGATATTCATTCAATAATGCTGCAAGCTGTTTCACTGGGCGCTTTTATCACTTCAAAAGAAGGAGCTTGCCCTGAATATAGCCTAAAAGAATTTGAAGAATTCAGGGACAAACAAAATATTACTGCTACGTTTATAGAAAAGTAG
- a CDS encoding MFS transporter, giving the protein MKSTNKIMPYAIVTFIYFIVGFLTTINEQLQAPLKGTFLTEAGDIKNTLTTLISFFFFLGYLVNGTLGSKWVNTYGYKKTIIRGLVFIVLGLSVYLTSTIIGHNFPHFNLTIGDVTIPYGYLIFLCGSYIMGCSAAVIQVVVNPYVASYDLPGTQPVQRLNITTGINSIGTTSAPFFVTVIMFSGISIESIQIKQLITPLSILILCIVAVIFLTKKLNIPDLPNTRVAEGEVLERSVFSFRHFTLGVIAIFFYVGTEVAIGANINLYALEKIKSGHAITFFGRENMIIGGIDFGVHALLSTLYWGGFLVGRAISSFFNKISAQIQLSVTTTIATILILTSIFQENLWYLVAVGLLHSSMWSCIFSLAIKDLGKYTSKASGIFVSAVFGGAVFTLLQGGLADIFHSWRYTWLLNAACELLMLSYALFGYKIREQDRQTVSEKQEEIIHASH; this is encoded by the coding sequence ATGAAATCAACAAATAAAATAATGCCTTATGCCATCGTTACGTTTATATACTTCATCGTAGGTTTTTTGACAACGATTAACGAGCAGTTACAGGCACCGCTAAAAGGGACTTTTTTGACGGAAGCAGGTGATATAAAAAACACACTTACGACTTTAATCTCGTTCTTCTTTTTTCTTGGATATCTTGTAAACGGAACACTAGGAAGCAAATGGGTGAATACTTACGGATATAAGAAAACCATAATAAGAGGTTTGGTGTTTATCGTTCTCGGACTTTCGGTTTACCTTACTTCTACAATAATCGGTCATAATTTTCCGCATTTTAATTTGACCATAGGTGATGTTACAATTCCATATGGTTATTTAATTTTCCTTTGTGGTTCTTACATCATGGGCTGTTCGGCTGCGGTGATACAAGTAGTTGTAAATCCGTATGTGGCTTCCTATGATCTTCCGGGAACACAGCCTGTACAAAGGCTGAATATCACTACAGGAATTAATTCTATCGGAACAACATCGGCTCCTTTTTTTGTAACGGTAATTATGTTTAGCGGAATTTCTATCGAAAGCATCCAAATCAAACAATTAATAACGCCATTATCCATATTGATACTTTGTATTGTTGCTGTTATATTTTTAACCAAAAAATTAAACATTCCAGATTTGCCAAATACGCGAGTTGCAGAAGGCGAAGTACTTGAAAGAAGTGTATTTTCATTCAGACATTTTACACTTGGAGTAATAGCAATATTCTTCTATGTTGGAACAGAAGTGGCAATTGGTGCAAACATCAATTTATATGCTTTAGAAAAAATTAAGTCCGGGCATGCGATAACTTTCTTTGGTAGAGAAAATATGATTATTGGAGGTATCGATTTTGGTGTACACGCATTATTGTCAACACTTTACTGGGGCGGATTTCTTGTAGGCAGAGCGATATCTAGTTTCTTCAATAAAATTTCTGCCCAGATTCAGCTGTCAGTAACTACAACTATAGCGACCATTCTTATTCTAACATCGATTTTTCAGGAAAATTTATGGTATTTGGTTGCAGTAGGTTTATTACACTCTTCAATGTGGAGCTGCATCTTCTCGCTTGCTATAAAAGATCTTGGTAAATACACTTCAAAAGCATCGGGAATATTTGTTTCTGCCGTATTTGGAGGAGCCGTATTTACACTTTTACAAGGAGGTTTAGCCGATATTTTTCATTCCTGGAGATACACTTGGTTATTAAATGCAGCTTGTGAATTGCTGATGCTGTCTTATGCATTGTTTGGTTACAAAATCAGAGAACAAGACAGACAAACAGTTTCAGAAAAACAGGAAGAAATAATTCATGCATCTCATTAA
- a CDS encoding mannitol dehydrogenase family protein, with the protein MKTQVAHYKYDRAKVQTGIVHIGIGNFHRAHEEFYINSLLEDPTQQQWGICGVALLPSDEAIVKKLKQQNGEYSLTICGRNGIDEVVKIGSLVELIWGVENPNAISDKIAVATTKIVTLTITEGGYNIDKATNEFILEDKNVQHDLTNPSQPKTVFGFVAEGLRKRKLQANGGITILSCDNLQHNGNVTKKAFTTFIEAQDKDLAAWVKTNVTFPNSMVDRITPATTVADVESLNHKSGLNDQAPVYCEDFIQWVIEDNFAAGRPALEKVGVEFTQDVTKYENMKLSLLNASHTLLSYPSLLFGYRKVDDAMHDPIFKKLLRDFMDIDITPYVPAPEKTDLDLYKTTLIERFANKAVSDQISRLCSDGISKFPVYVIPNLTKMLNDDKDLTRVTFLIASYRHYLKYKVDDKGVAYQINEPWLTPDDQKLIDSDNVLDFLELSAFQNINLKSSDSFVKQYASFAEKIKIKGVAKTLESI; encoded by the coding sequence ATGAAAACACAAGTCGCTCATTACAAGTACGACAGAGCAAAAGTACAAACGGGAATAGTACATATTGGAATTGGGAATTTTCACCGTGCCCATGAGGAATTTTACATAAATAGTCTGTTAGAAGATCCTACACAACAACAGTGGGGAATATGCGGTGTAGCTCTCTTACCTTCTGACGAAGCCATCGTGAAAAAACTGAAACAGCAAAACGGAGAATATTCTCTTACTATATGTGGCAGAAACGGAATTGATGAAGTTGTCAAAATAGGTTCTCTGGTAGAATTAATATGGGGAGTAGAAAACCCGAATGCCATTTCAGATAAAATTGCTGTAGCAACTACAAAAATTGTAACCCTTACGATTACCGAAGGTGGGTATAATATAGACAAAGCGACTAACGAATTTATATTGGAAGACAAAAATGTGCAGCATGACCTTACGAATCCATCTCAACCGAAAACCGTTTTTGGTTTTGTTGCAGAAGGTTTAAGAAAACGCAAATTGCAAGCAAATGGAGGAATTACCATTCTTTCGTGCGACAATCTTCAGCATAATGGAAATGTTACCAAAAAAGCGTTTACAACTTTTATCGAAGCACAAGACAAAGATCTCGCTGCTTGGGTAAAAACAAATGTAACTTTTCCAAACAGCATGGTAGACAGAATTACTCCTGCTACTACGGTTGCCGATGTAGAATCACTGAATCATAAAAGTGGCTTAAACGACCAGGCGCCAGTATATTGTGAAGATTTTATACAATGGGTAATCGAAGATAATTTTGCTGCTGGAAGACCAGCTTTGGAAAAAGTAGGTGTCGAATTTACTCAAGATGTTACGAAATATGAAAACATGAAACTCAGCTTGTTGAATGCGTCTCATACGTTGCTTTCGTATCCTTCCTTGTTATTTGGCTACAGAAAAGTAGACGATGCAATGCATGATCCTATTTTCAAAAAATTGCTTAGAGATTTCATGGATATCGATATTACGCCATATGTTCCGGCACCAGAAAAAACAGATCTTGATCTTTACAAAACGACTCTTATTGAACGATTTGCAAACAAAGCGGTGAGTGACCAAATAAGCCGTTTGTGCTCTGACGGAATATCTAAATTTCCAGTGTATGTTATTCCAAATCTTACCAAAATGCTAAACGATGACAAAGATCTTACGAGAGTAACTTTTTTGATCGCTTCCTACCGTCATTATTTAAAATATAAAGTAGATGACAAAGGTGTTGCTTATCAAATAAACGAACCTTGGTTAACGCCTGATGATCAAAAGTTAATTGACAGCGATAATGTTTTAGACTTTTTGGAGTTATCCGCTTTTCAAAATATCAATTTAAAATCTTCTGACAGTTTTGTGAAACAGTATGCCAGTTTTGCAGAGAAGATCAAGATAAAAGGTGTGGCAAAAACATTAGAATCTATTTAA
- a CDS encoding LacI family DNA-binding transcriptional regulator: MKSKPVTIKDLSKHLFLSISTVSRALADNKNIRQETRDKVLEAARVLGYKPNLTAVNLKSGRTFSVGVIVPEMITPFASQVLEGIQEVLYPKGYRVIVAQSDENPETEYKNIRLMEQFQVDGIIICLCDQTLNQELYLEIQDSGIPLVFYDRIPKAMDVSKVVVNDYTKSLFMVEHLIETGRKRIVHLKAPSSIYNSVERLKGYQKALEKHKIPYDPSLVINAGLTFEDGMRAAAHLLENKIDFDSIFAFTDTLAIGAMNYLREQNITVPEQVAIASFSGTKLSTLVYPQLTTVEQPLEQMGRSAAEIMLKKMADKSFPNETIVLDATIKIRASSVK; encoded by the coding sequence ATGAAGTCAAAACCAGTTACAATCAAGGATTTATCGAAGCATCTGTTCTTATCAATCTCTACCGTATCGAGAGCTTTGGCTGACAATAAAAACATCAGACAAGAAACCCGTGACAAAGTTTTGGAGGCTGCCAGAGTATTGGGGTACAAACCAAATCTTACGGCAGTAAATTTAAAGTCGGGACGCACGTTTAGTGTGGGGGTTATTGTCCCTGAAATGATTACGCCTTTTGCATCTCAGGTTTTAGAAGGAATTCAAGAAGTTTTGTATCCAAAAGGCTATCGGGTAATTGTGGCTCAATCTGACGAAAATCCAGAGACAGAGTATAAAAACATCAGGCTTATGGAGCAGTTTCAGGTGGATGGCATCATTATTTGTCTTTGTGACCAGACTTTAAATCAGGAATTATATTTAGAAATTCAGGATAGCGGCATTCCCTTGGTTTTTTATGACCGAATTCCAAAGGCTATGGATGTATCCAAAGTGGTGGTAAACGATTATACAAAATCTCTTTTTATGGTCGAACACCTCATTGAAACTGGCCGAAAACGAATTGTTCATTTGAAGGCGCCGTCGTCAATATACAATTCGGTGGAAAGATTAAAAGGATACCAAAAAGCATTGGAAAAACACAAAATTCCGTATGATCCTTCTTTGGTAATTAATGCAGGGCTTACTTTTGAAGACGGCATGCGAGCTGCAGCGCATTTACTTGAAAATAAAATTGATTTTGACAGTATTTTTGCCTTTACAGATACCTTGGCAATAGGCGCGATGAATTATTTGCGGGAGCAAAATATCACTGTACCGGAGCAGGTAGCTATAGCCAGTTTTTCGGGAACCAAGCTTTCTACGCTTGTGTATCCTCAATTGACAACAGTAGAGCAGCCTTTGGAACAAATGGGGCGTTCTGCTGCCGAAATCATGCTCAAAAAAATGGCAGACAAGTCATTTCCAAATGAAACTATAGTGTTAGATGCTACAATTAAAATTAGAGCTTCAAGCGTAAAATAA
- a CDS encoding tetratricopeptide repeat-containing sensor histidine kinase, with the protein MSFKKLDEQHLNEEGEKKFLDTLYQKLQGQENDSVTRNLYFKIAFKYYDLNSLDKYLKVSRKVHELAIDKNDSLHIAKSLYYLGDYYDEKAQLDSAFSYYSQSEKVYNKVNDTLNTGRTKLYKAGVLFDAGIFSESEVEGIAALKLLKKTNNTRLIYECYNLIGISLKELNNCEESLKYFDLALKQLDQLERENYDKKKIAKSRIICFNNIGRVYEKLKEYPEAIRFYNKGLQTKDLKLNFPKSYALLLDNLAYSKMKEGEFNGVEKLLFESLKIRDSLDIEIGVMSCKINIGEYYLFKKDTPKALSYIKEGLTLSKKIKSSPHTIQALKLLMENDFKNKNDFTAQYFKINDSLQEVERITKNKFARIAFETDQVVEKNEILSERNTYIVIGSGIIILVLVGFFVIFRLKSRNKELSLIKEQQEANEKIYQLLLKQQSETERVRKEERNRIAMELHDGIINSVFATRFNLQQLDTTEKERKEMLVKELEKAEVEIRRISHDLSQNLLFEDKSFTEMITDLVKSQQNQSNTRFDLSLDKYIDWSSVSSASKMHIYRIIQEALQNINKYSKAKRCVIILLKTEDKITIRVWDNGIGFNPEKVKKGIGLRNMQERTEALNGELKITSEIGKGTRIEIVF; encoded by the coding sequence ATGTCTTTTAAAAAATTGGATGAGCAGCATCTGAATGAGGAAGGTGAAAAAAAATTCCTAGATACATTATACCAAAAACTTCAGGGGCAGGAAAATGATTCTGTTACCAGAAACCTCTATTTTAAAATTGCATTCAAATATTATGATCTTAATTCTTTAGATAAATATCTGAAAGTAAGCAGGAAAGTCCATGAGTTGGCAATCGACAAAAACGATTCTCTTCATATAGCAAAATCACTTTATTATCTGGGAGATTATTATGATGAAAAAGCACAATTGGATAGTGCTTTCAGTTACTATTCTCAATCTGAAAAAGTTTACAATAAAGTAAATGATACGCTGAATACCGGTAGAACAAAATTATACAAAGCAGGTGTTCTGTTTGATGCCGGTATCTTTTCTGAAAGTGAAGTTGAGGGCATAGCAGCATTGAAATTGTTGAAGAAAACCAATAATACCCGACTAATTTATGAATGTTATAATTTAATCGGAATTTCATTGAAAGAGCTCAATAATTGCGAAGAATCATTGAAATATTTTGATTTGGCTTTGAAACAATTAGACCAACTAGAAAGGGAAAATTATGATAAAAAGAAAATAGCAAAATCAAGGATTATTTGTTTTAATAATATTGGGAGGGTTTATGAAAAGTTAAAAGAATATCCAGAAGCAATTCGATTTTACAATAAAGGTTTGCAAACAAAGGATTTAAAACTCAATTTCCCAAAATCATACGCATTGTTACTGGATAATCTCGCCTATTCAAAAATGAAAGAGGGCGAATTTAATGGTGTTGAAAAGCTTTTGTTTGAATCATTAAAAATAAGAGACAGTTTGGATATAGAAATAGGTGTAATGTCCTGTAAAATAAATATAGGCGAATACTATCTGTTCAAAAAAGACACTCCTAAAGCATTGTCTTACATTAAAGAGGGACTTACATTGTCCAAAAAAATAAAAAGCAGTCCGCATACGATTCAAGCTTTAAAATTATTAATGGAGAATGATTTCAAAAACAAAAACGATTTTACTGCTCAATATTTTAAGATAAACGACAGTCTTCAGGAGGTAGAAAGGATAACGAAAAATAAATTTGCAAGAATTGCCTTTGAGACTGATCAGGTAGTAGAAAAAAATGAAATTTTGTCAGAAAGGAACACCTATATTGTGATAGGTTCTGGAATTATTATTCTTGTCTTAGTAGGCTTTTTTGTTATATTTCGTCTTAAATCCAGAAATAAAGAATTGTCTTTGATTAAAGAACAGCAGGAAGCCAACGAAAAAATTTATCAATTGCTTCTTAAACAACAGTCGGAGACAGAACGTGTGCGCAAAGAGGAAAGAAATCGCATTGCCATGGAATTACACGATGGAATTATTAATAGTGTTTTTGCCACTCGATTCAATCTGCAACAATTGGATACAACCGAAAAGGAGAGAAAAGAAATGTTGGTTAAAGAGCTTGAAAAAGCAGAAGTCGAAATCAGAAGAATTTCTCATGATTTATCTCAAAACTTACTTTTTGAGGATAAAAGCTTCACAGAAATGATAACAGATCTTGTAAAATCACAGCAAAATCAAAGCAATACAAGATTTGATTTATCATTGGATAAATATATTGATTGGTCATCAGTATCAAGTGCCAGTAAAATGCATATTTACCGCATCATACAAGAGGCGTTACAAAATATTAATAAATACTCCAAAGCCAAAAGATGTGTCATAATACTGTTGAAAACTGAGGATAAAATAACCATTCGTGTTTGGGACAATGGTATTGGGTTCAACCCCGAAAAAGTAAAAAAAGGTATCGGACTTAGAAATATGCAAGAAAGAACTGAAGCATTAAACGGAGAATTAAAAATAACCTCAGAAATTGGAAAAGGAACTAGAATAGAAATTGTTTTCTAA
- a CDS encoding response regulator yields the protein MNVLVVDDHPMTVEGYINTLSNAPFGLNSPVFAKANNCKEAYSSLINFNTVKKAFDLVIIDKNLPAYEEKNILSGSDLALFIREIMPNCKIIMITAHTEVIIVYEIYKKIKPDGFFIKNDITPEKLQQGIKEIIKGNPYQSPMVKECINEIWKKKLMVEDTNRQILMYLSKGFKIKELEGIIGLTTSAIQKRIIRMKDIFEVADDSSLVKEANKQGFI from the coding sequence ATGAATGTACTTGTGGTAGATGACCATCCAATGACTGTAGAAGGCTATATTAATACGCTTTCAAATGCTCCTTTTGGATTAAATTCACCTGTTTTCGCAAAAGCCAATAACTGTAAAGAGGCCTACTCAAGTTTAATAAATTTCAATACCGTAAAAAAGGCATTTGACTTGGTTATTATTGATAAAAATTTACCTGCTTATGAAGAAAAAAATATTTTATCAGGAAGTGATTTGGCTCTTTTTATAAGGGAAATAATGCCTAATTGCAAAATTATAATGATTACCGCACACACAGAAGTTATAATTGTCTATGAAATATATAAAAAAATAAAGCCCGATGGTTTTTTTATAAAAAACGATATTACCCCTGAGAAACTGCAACAGGGAATTAAAGAAATCATCAAAGGAAATCCCTACCAAAGCCCGATGGTAAAAGAATGTATAAATGAAATATGGAAGAAGAAACTGATGGTTGAGGATACAAATCGGCAAATTTTAATGTATTTATCCAAAGGTTTTAAAATAAAGGAATTGGAAGGAATTATTGGTCTGACAACAAGTGCAATTCAAAAACGCATCATCCGGATGAAAGATATCTTTGAGGTTGCTGATGACTCAAGCCTTGTAAAAGAAGCCAATAAGCAAGGTTTTATATAA